A window from Bacteroidota bacterium encodes these proteins:
- a CDS encoding glucose 1-dehydrogenase, which translates to MSYLEQLFSLEGKVALVTGASRGLGRAAAVALAGAGATVALIGRDQAALKEVQQQIAANRSEQTDRSYSIACDVKDPEKMMEALATIIQRSGTIDILINNAGIIRRSPATDYTAHDWYDVIDTNLNAVFSWAQAIGKVMVDQGSGKIINMASLMSFQGGLNIAAYAAAKGGVAQLTKALANEWAKYNINVNAIAPGYMLTNATAALRSNAERSKQVFSRIPAARWGEPEDLAGAIIYLASSASDYVNGHVLVVDGGWLGY; encoded by the coding sequence ATGTCTTACCTCGAACAACTTTTTTCACTCGAAGGAAAAGTCGCACTTGTGACCGGCGCATCGCGCGGATTGGGTCGCGCCGCCGCGGTTGCGCTCGCGGGTGCGGGTGCAACTGTTGCACTGATCGGGCGGGATCAGGCGGCGCTGAAAGAGGTCCAGCAGCAAATTGCTGCCAATCGCTCGGAGCAGACCGATCGGTCATATTCAATTGCGTGCGATGTCAAAGACCCCGAGAAGATGATGGAAGCCTTGGCAACGATCATCCAACGCTCAGGCACGATCGATATCCTCATCAACAACGCAGGCATCATTCGCCGATCCCCGGCTACCGACTACACTGCCCACGATTGGTATGATGTGATCGACACCAATCTGAATGCGGTATTCAGTTGGGCGCAAGCCATCGGCAAAGTGATGGTCGATCAAGGCAGTGGCAAGATCATCAATATGGCATCTCTCATGTCATTTCAAGGCGGCTTGAACATCGCAGCGTATGCAGCTGCAAAAGGCGGCGTTGCGCAGCTTACGAAGGCGCTCGCGAATGAGTGGGCCAAGTATAATATTAACGTTAACGCCATAGCACCAGGCTATATGCTGACCAATGCGACTGCGGCGCTTCGCTCGAATGCCGAACGGAGCAAGCAAGTCTTCTCGCGGATTCCCGCTGCTCGCTGGGGCGAACCGGAAGACCTTGCTGGCGCCATCATCTACCTTGCCTCGTCCGCTTCCGACTACGTCAATGGGCACGTGCTTGTGGTCGATGGAGGATGGCTGGGATATTAG
- a CDS encoding metallopeptidase TldD-related protein has product MHPVLRFRAFWPVLLLALLTAMPAKSQTATSDPIIQTLSKELAREQSALGKQATPPYYMSYNVGDEQTVSMTASYGSIVKSDSSRHRMLLVDLRVGDYSLDNTHQIRASNDMFARGGARMIPFENNDEALRLALWRETDQAYKAATERLQQVRTNKTVKVAEEDTSGDFSKADASNHYYEAPIEMSSYFRNRSAWEARLRRYSALFAGQKDIFEAKATLEANIVRKYFVSTEGGEIASNQLYVRVMVMATAKADDGMELPLYKSYFAFKPEDLPSDDTILSDVRQMIAMLMKMRNAPIVDPYAGPAILSGGAAGVFFHEIFGHRVEGHRQKNEAEGQTFKKKIGQRILPAFMDVYFDPNQKQYRGTDLLGCYEYDDEGVRGQRVNVVDSGVLENFLMSRSPIEGFSHSNGHARAQPGKLPVARQSNLVVIARQTVPVDSLRALLIAECKRAGKPYGLWFQQVEGGFTLTGRTIPNAFNVLPILVYRVYADGRPDELVRGVDLIGTPLATFERIIAAGNDGETFNGICGAESGWVPVSASSPSLLVREIEVQKKQKSQERLPILPAPDAIKAN; this is encoded by the coding sequence ATGCACCCAGTTCTTCGATTTCGCGCCTTTTGGCCCGTACTTTTGCTCGCTCTGTTGACAGCAATGCCGGCCAAAAGCCAGACTGCTACGAGCGACCCCATAATTCAGACGCTGTCGAAAGAGCTCGCTCGCGAGCAATCCGCTCTCGGAAAGCAAGCCACTCCGCCCTACTATATGAGTTACAATGTGGGCGACGAGCAGACCGTCAGCATGACGGCGAGCTATGGCTCGATCGTGAAGTCCGATTCGAGCCGCCATCGGATGTTGCTCGTTGATTTGCGAGTTGGAGATTACTCGCTCGATAATACCCATCAAATCCGCGCCTCGAACGATATGTTTGCGCGAGGCGGGGCGCGCATGATTCCGTTCGAGAATAACGATGAAGCACTGAGGCTCGCGCTGTGGCGCGAGACGGATCAGGCTTACAAGGCCGCTACCGAACGCTTGCAGCAAGTGCGGACGAACAAGACCGTCAAAGTTGCAGAAGAAGATACGTCTGGTGATTTCAGTAAAGCGGATGCCTCGAACCACTATTATGAAGCTCCGATAGAGATGTCGAGCTACTTCAGGAACAGATCAGCCTGGGAAGCGCGACTTCGACGATACTCCGCACTCTTTGCGGGGCAGAAGGATATATTCGAAGCCAAAGCGACGCTCGAAGCAAATATTGTCCGCAAGTATTTTGTTTCGACGGAAGGTGGTGAAATCGCCTCCAATCAGCTTTATGTCCGCGTGATGGTCATGGCAACGGCGAAGGCCGATGATGGGATGGAGTTGCCGCTTTACAAAAGCTACTTCGCGTTCAAACCCGAGGACCTTCCTTCGGATGATACGATTTTGAGCGACGTTCGTCAAATGATCGCGATGTTGATGAAAATGCGGAATGCGCCGATTGTCGATCCTTATGCAGGGCCCGCAATCCTCTCGGGTGGAGCGGCTGGCGTGTTTTTTCATGAAATTTTTGGCCACCGCGTTGAGGGGCATCGGCAAAAGAATGAAGCCGAAGGACAGACGTTCAAGAAGAAGATCGGACAAAGAATTTTGCCCGCGTTTATGGATGTCTACTTCGATCCCAACCAAAAGCAATACCGAGGGACCGACTTGCTCGGATGCTACGAATATGATGACGAGGGTGTCCGAGGTCAGCGGGTCAATGTTGTCGATAGCGGCGTACTCGAGAATTTTCTGATGTCGCGCTCACCGATTGAAGGGTTCTCACATTCGAACGGTCATGCTCGCGCGCAGCCAGGCAAGCTTCCGGTGGCGCGGCAATCGAATCTTGTCGTTATTGCACGGCAGACTGTACCCGTCGATTCGTTGCGTGCGCTGCTCATTGCGGAGTGCAAGCGCGCCGGTAAGCCATACGGTTTATGGTTTCAGCAAGTGGAAGGTGGGTTCACTTTGACCGGTCGCACGATCCCAAATGCATTCAACGTGTTGCCCATTCTCGTATATCGCGTCTATGCCGATGGCCGTCCAGACGAACTCGTTCGTGGGGTTGATTTAATTGGCACACCGCTGGCCACGTTTGAACGGATCATTGCCGCCGGTAACGATGGTGAAACATTCAATGGCATTTGTGGAGCGGAGTCCGGATGGGTTCCGGTATCTGCTTCAAGCCCGAGTCTGCTCGTCCGTGAGATCGAAGTACAGAAGAAACAGAAATCGCAGGAGCGTCTACCCATCCTTCCCGCACCCGATGCGATCAAAGCAAACTAA
- a CDS encoding ABC transporter permease, which produces MITQLASSVSMALQSLASNKMRALLTMLGIIIGVGSVITMTAIGQGAAQIVAAQINSMGTNMLQIDPGPTMSGGISSGAGGSIRLTDKDAEAVKQSPYLDEVAASVDTRAQVIAGNANWLTRITGSTPAILPIRNYVVERGSMFTEADAKTGRKVCLLGKTVATNLFGDIDAIGQTIRIKNVPCMVIGILKEKGVNSFGQDQDDNVLAPLATVQRRIMGITWLEDIFVSTISPDVTQQAIADVSRILRIEHRLQPTDNQDFRVRSQVEMAQAAAETTATMTNLLSMAAIISLVVGGIGIMNIMLVSVTERTREIGIRKSIGAKGFNILLQFLTEAVTLSLVGGAIGILLGYVASSVVSSQNGWSLMISSSAVGLSFSAATFVGVFFGWYPARKAARMNPIEALRHE; this is translated from the coding sequence ATGATCACACAACTCGCGAGCAGCGTATCGATGGCCCTTCAGTCGCTTGCGAGCAACAAGATGCGTGCATTACTGACAATGCTCGGGATCATCATTGGAGTGGGCTCGGTGATCACGATGACAGCGATCGGACAAGGCGCCGCGCAGATTGTGGCCGCGCAGATCAACTCGATGGGCACGAACATGTTGCAGATCGATCCGGGACCAACGATGTCAGGCGGTATTTCCTCCGGCGCCGGCGGCAGCATTCGGCTGACGGACAAAGACGCGGAAGCGGTGAAGCAATCACCCTACCTGGATGAGGTAGCGGCATCGGTCGATACGAGAGCGCAAGTCATTGCCGGAAATGCGAATTGGTTGACGCGCATCACAGGTTCAACTCCAGCGATTCTACCGATACGAAATTATGTCGTCGAGCGCGGCAGCATGTTTACCGAAGCCGACGCGAAGACGGGCCGGAAAGTCTGCTTACTCGGAAAGACTGTCGCGACAAACCTCTTCGGGGATATCGACGCCATTGGCCAGACGATCCGTATCAAGAACGTCCCTTGCATGGTCATCGGCATTTTGAAAGAGAAAGGCGTCAATAGCTTCGGCCAAGATCAGGACGACAATGTCCTTGCTCCATTAGCGACAGTTCAACGGCGCATCATGGGAATCACGTGGCTCGAAGATATTTTTGTGAGTACGATTTCGCCCGACGTGACACAGCAAGCGATTGCGGATGTATCTCGCATTCTGCGCATCGAGCATCGGCTGCAACCAACGGACAATCAGGATTTCCGCGTGCGCTCGCAGGTCGAAATGGCGCAGGCTGCCGCCGAGACGACTGCAACGATGACGAATCTGTTAAGCATGGCCGCAATAATTTCGTTGGTTGTCGGTGGAATTGGCATTATGAATATCATGCTCGTCAGCGTAACGGAGCGCACCCGGGAGATTGGCATTCGCAAGTCCATCGGTGCCAAAGGCTTCAATATCCTGCTGCAGTTCTTGACCGAAGCCGTGACCTTGAGTCTTGTGGGCGGTGCGATCGGTATCCTCCTGGGCTATGTTGCAAGCTCGGTTGTGTCATCACAGAATGGCTGGAGTTTGATGATCTCTTCCAGCGCAGTCGGGCTCTCATTCAGCGCGGCGACATTTGTCGGAGTCTTCTTCGGTTGGTATCCGGCGCGGAAAGCGGCCAGAATGAACCCGATCGAAGCGCTTCGGCATGAATAG
- a CDS encoding 5-deoxy-glucuronate isomerase has translation MNWLVRNTVALKGRNIAITPATSAFKAIHAGRIILDKSTPRASGQNEGRETTLLCLHGSGTVRVGSEEHRINRFDGIYVGRGEAFEVSTDDFLDLVEGSAPTKKVHPTKFVSFERDVKNSDSLTLHVGAEPYYRDIHKVLAENVQGSRLLMGVTMSKPGNWTSWPPHEHAATREELYLFFDMPRPGFGTQFVYSNLENPEFVQPVYENDAVAIVEGYHPNVAAPGYPINFCWILCSLEDDTWRSLGGVNVQPGFEQMPTGLR, from the coding sequence ATGAATTGGCTCGTTCGAAATACAGTTGCCCTGAAAGGCCGCAACATTGCGATCACGCCTGCGACCTCAGCGTTCAAGGCGATCCACGCCGGCCGCATTATCCTTGATAAATCCACGCCGCGTGCATCCGGCCAAAATGAAGGCCGAGAGACTACGTTGCTCTGTTTGCATGGAAGCGGGACTGTGCGGGTGGGATCGGAAGAGCATAGAATCAATAGATTCGATGGAATCTATGTGGGCAGGGGCGAGGCCTTTGAAGTCTCGACCGACGATTTCCTCGATCTTGTCGAAGGCTCCGCGCCAACAAAGAAGGTGCATCCTACTAAGTTTGTTAGCTTCGAGCGAGATGTGAAGAACAGCGATTCGCTCACACTGCATGTCGGTGCCGAACCATACTACCGCGACATCCACAAAGTACTCGCGGAGAACGTGCAAGGTTCGCGCTTGCTGATGGGAGTGACGATGTCCAAACCCGGCAACTGGACGAGTTGGCCGCCCCATGAGCATGCTGCAACCCGCGAAGAACTCTATCTCTTCTTCGATATGCCTCGACCGGGATTCGGAACGCAGTTCGTGTATTCGAATCTTGAGAATCCCGAGTTCGTCCAGCCCGTGTATGAGAATGATGCTGTCGCGATCGTCGAAGGGTATCATCCAAACGTCGCCGCGCCTGGCTACCCGATCAACTTTTGCTGGATCCTCTGTTCACTGGAGGATGATACCTGGCGCTCATTGGGCGGAGTCAATGTGCAACCCGGATTTGAGCAAATGCCAACGGGATTGAGATGA
- a CDS encoding bifunctional 4-hydroxy-2-oxoglutarate aldolase/2-dehydro-3-deoxy-phosphogluconate aldolase: MTKGASIQRILKEKVFAVLRLKRTVGIERIVEAILEGGITTVEITLNSGDALEAIHRVAKEFPLCLLGAGTVIGVEAATQAIESGAKFLVSPVTDLDMLAVAQQVGLVSMAGALTPTEAWQASQSGSDFVKLFPLVGLGPQYLRAMRGPFPDIRFVPTNGVTPDNVSDWFAAGASAVGIGTPLVSDRDMDDSALSTITQRARQIVSAARG; this comes from the coding sequence ATGACCAAAGGCGCAAGCATTCAACGCATTCTTAAAGAGAAGGTCTTCGCCGTGCTGCGGCTGAAGCGGACGGTGGGAATCGAGCGCATCGTCGAAGCGATCCTCGAAGGTGGCATCACAACGGTCGAGATTACGCTGAATTCGGGCGATGCGCTGGAAGCAATTCATCGCGTCGCCAAAGAATTTCCGTTGTGTCTGTTGGGCGCCGGCACTGTTATCGGAGTTGAAGCTGCAACACAAGCGATTGAGAGCGGCGCGAAATTTTTAGTAAGCCCCGTGACCGACCTTGATATGCTCGCCGTTGCCCAACAAGTTGGCCTTGTTTCAATGGCCGGTGCCCTGACACCCACCGAAGCGTGGCAAGCATCGCAGTCGGGATCCGATTTCGTGAAGCTTTTTCCACTTGTGGGACTTGGTCCACAATATCTGCGCGCGATGCGAGGACCATTTCCGGATATTCGATTCGTACCGACCAATGGCGTCACGCCAGACAACGTATCGGACTGGTTCGCCGCGGGTGCATCTGCCGTTGGTATCGGAACACCACTCGTCAGCGATCGCGATATGGATGACAGTGCACTCAGTACTATCACGCAGCGGGCTCGTCAGATCGTGTCGGCGGCAAGGGGTTAA
- a CDS encoding metallopeptidase TldD-related protein produces MKIIKRISVALVALELSTVAVRAQVSEKTITTVERAMSDELARAKADLKLKGLIDPFFISYTVGDQDKLEITASNGSLSRSEETHARRESVRLLVNNYQFNDENFSDNTGFFSFSSAPDNTLPLDDDYEGIRRVLWLSTDDLFKSANESFTKKQAALEHKQLAPELKDLPDFAPAPGIQISEPPTAVHYDRPALEAMAKAASGVFANYTAVQSSSISISITNGYEWIANTEGTRVRKPVSLAQIRLQASGQAVDDGEPLSLSRTFVAKLPDELPPNAKIIEAATQLATELRALAVAPRFDAEYTGPVLFEDDAAADFIADNVVSRLTAHREDVFGNDVSAIFSSAKRSSLKEKLATRILPKTVSLDDRPLLQKSGSLDLLGYYPFDDEGVAPVSDLKLVDKGILKTLYMTRTPTKELREPNGHARSVIGGLPGLTENVPAPGVVDYRDANAVKRSQLRHDLLTRAKDDGYDYALVVRSIEGGMPGEDAGFSLQDMLAGGKMIVPSLIYKVYSDGHEQLVRGAEIGLPTIRDLREIISSKESATRNMLIAGGTGGLFSFGSKVPATLIGPTAVLAPELEVQKKKGEAYPTLPVVARP; encoded by the coding sequence ATGAAGATTATCAAACGCATATCGGTCGCACTGGTCGCGTTGGAGCTCTCCACCGTTGCAGTCCGCGCACAGGTTTCGGAAAAGACGATCACGACTGTCGAACGCGCAATGTCGGATGAGCTTGCGCGGGCCAAAGCGGACCTCAAGCTCAAAGGCCTGATCGATCCATTCTTCATCTCCTATACCGTGGGTGATCAGGATAAGCTCGAGATCACAGCGTCCAACGGGTCGCTATCGCGATCGGAGGAGACGCATGCGCGCCGCGAATCCGTTCGCTTGCTCGTGAACAACTATCAGTTCAATGACGAGAATTTCTCGGACAATACCGGCTTCTTTAGTTTTAGCTCTGCACCGGATAATACCTTACCACTCGACGACGATTACGAAGGCATTCGCCGCGTCCTTTGGCTTTCGACCGACGATCTCTTCAAAAGTGCGAATGAGAGTTTTACAAAGAAGCAAGCAGCTCTCGAGCACAAACAGCTCGCACCGGAGCTGAAAGACTTGCCCGATTTCGCGCCGGCGCCGGGCATACAGATTTCCGAGCCGCCCACCGCAGTCCACTATGACCGCCCTGCGCTCGAGGCGATGGCAAAAGCGGCCAGTGGTGTCTTCGCCAACTATACCGCGGTGCAAAGCTCGAGCATTTCGATTAGTATCACGAATGGTTACGAATGGATTGCAAATACCGAAGGGACCCGTGTACGCAAGCCAGTCTCATTGGCGCAGATTCGGTTACAGGCATCCGGTCAGGCTGTCGATGACGGCGAACCGCTTTCACTTTCGAGGACTTTCGTTGCCAAGCTTCCCGATGAGCTGCCGCCTAACGCTAAGATCATCGAGGCTGCGACTCAACTCGCAACGGAATTGCGCGCACTGGCAGTCGCCCCGCGATTCGACGCGGAGTACACCGGACCGGTGCTATTCGAAGATGACGCCGCCGCTGATTTTATCGCGGATAATGTGGTGTCGCGATTGACCGCGCATCGAGAGGATGTATTCGGCAACGATGTCTCCGCTATTTTTTCCAGTGCCAAGCGGTCGTCTCTAAAAGAGAAACTTGCCACGCGAATTCTGCCGAAGACTGTTTCCCTTGATGATCGGCCGTTGTTGCAGAAATCAGGATCCCTCGATCTCCTCGGGTACTATCCTTTCGATGACGAAGGTGTCGCGCCAGTCAGCGATCTCAAACTCGTGGACAAAGGGATTCTGAAGACGCTCTATATGACGCGCACGCCGACCAAAGAGCTTCGAGAGCCCAATGGTCATGCACGCTCTGTGATTGGCGGGCTGCCGGGCCTGACTGAAAATGTGCCGGCACCCGGTGTCGTCGACTATCGAGATGCGAATGCAGTAAAGCGATCTCAGCTTCGCCACGATCTTCTCACACGCGCCAAAGATGATGGGTATGACTATGCTTTGGTGGTGCGCTCTATCGAGGGTGGCATGCCGGGTGAGGACGCCGGATTTTCCTTGCAGGACATGCTCGCAGGCGGAAAAATGATCGTGCCCTCTCTCATCTATAAGGTGTATTCCGATGGACATGAGCAACTCGTTCGAGGAGCCGAAATTGGTCTGCCAACAATTCGGGATCTCCGCGAAATCATCTCTTCGAAGGAAAGCGCGACTCGGAACATGCTGATTGCTGGTGGTACGGGCGGGCTATTTAGTTTCGGCTCCAAAGTCCCTGCAACGCTGATCGGGCCCACGGCGGTACTTGCTCCTGAACTCGAGGTTCAGAAGAAAAAAGGTGAGGCCTATCCGACACTGCCTGTCGTTGCAAGGCCCTGA
- a CDS encoding glycoside hydrolase family 88 protein, which produces MSKTFSKAISYPLPIIRTVSESFIARYRPESQSTDWGQSLAMYGLLAGLRVDDNPNVRAYLRHWLAFHLAERVQINYFCGSWSIGLLYPDVMREFPEFQIQLRDTALRIYEFIRCKALRNGEGILLHNIDLPNIYIDTVYYSAVVLSKIGPALGLPWEDDAIKQIVLHLDRLQDGEKPFFIHCQENNGGNRSEGSWARGNGWVMMTLAEVLPKLDKKSARYKDLLAVFQKLSSAIALYQTKGGLWRTIIDDPKAYEEVSASAMYLFAYARARRIGQIGRMGTISLMEKAKRGIEGAVDETGRVLGVSEGTWPGTAEYYKSLATGEWWWGTGSFLLAMAELATLDG; this is translated from the coding sequence ATGTCGAAGACTTTTTCCAAAGCCATAAGTTATCCGTTACCCATAATAAGGACGGTCAGCGAGTCATTCATCGCGCGCTACCGTCCGGAATCGCAATCCACGGACTGGGGGCAATCGCTTGCAATGTACGGGCTGCTTGCAGGACTTCGCGTCGATGACAATCCGAATGTCCGTGCGTACCTTCGCCATTGGCTTGCATTCCATCTGGCCGAGCGCGTTCAAATCAATTATTTCTGTGGCTCGTGGAGTATAGGTCTGCTTTATCCCGATGTCATGCGGGAGTTTCCGGAATTCCAGATTCAGCTTCGAGATACCGCGCTTCGGATTTACGAGTTTATTCGCTGCAAAGCATTGCGCAATGGTGAAGGAATACTGTTGCACAATATCGATCTTCCGAATATCTATATTGACACTGTCTATTATTCAGCAGTCGTGCTCTCGAAGATCGGTCCGGCGCTTGGACTTCCCTGGGAGGACGATGCCATTAAGCAGATTGTGCTCCATCTCGATCGGTTGCAGGATGGCGAGAAGCCATTCTTTATTCACTGCCAGGAGAACAACGGCGGCAATCGCTCTGAAGGCAGTTGGGCGCGTGGCAATGGCTGGGTGATGATGACGCTTGCAGAAGTGCTCCCAAAGTTGGACAAGAAATCCGCACGCTACAAGGATTTGCTAGCGGTCTTCCAGAAACTCTCTTCAGCTATTGCACTGTACCAAACGAAGGGTGGGCTCTGGCGGACGATCATTGATGATCCGAAGGCGTATGAAGAGGTGTCTGCTTCTGCCATGTATCTCTTCGCATATGCACGTGCGCGAAGGATCGGACAAATCGGTCGGATGGGTACAATCAGTCTCATGGAGAAGGCCAAGCGAGGTATCGAAGGCGCCGTTGACGAGACTGGCCGCGTCCTTGGTGTTTCCGAAGGTACCTGGCCCGGGACGGCCGAGTACTACAAGTCACTGGCGACTGGCGAATGGTGGTGGGGTACCGGTTCATTTTTGCTGGCTATGGCTGAATTGGCGACGCTCGATGGATGA
- a CDS encoding glycosyltransferase family 4 protein yields the protein MEVGYQSPAIAVIGNHLPRQCGIATFTTDLCEALAAEGSGTECIVIAVTDTEEGYKYPPAVRFELVESNPESYLQAASFLNVSGANIVSLQHEYGIFGGPDGSYIIPLLERLRIPVVTTLHTVLERPSKGQYDVLKQIAALSSRLIVMTQRSVDILTREYDIPHGQIDFIPHGVLDTPFLEPDDGKKALGFEGKKLLLTSGLLSPNKGIEHVIDAMPRILKRHPNAMYVVLGSTHPNVKRNAKEGYRDSLVELARELGVLQHVYFHNAFVDRKEFGDFMDAADIFITPYNSAGQAVSGVLSQALGTGKAIISTPYLYAKEMLSHGRGILVRFHNSRAIAREVIDLLNHPFRSMKLRHAAYEAGREMIWSRVARAYFVSFQRALATVRNTGRIPQWTK from the coding sequence ATGGAAGTCGGGTATCAGTCACCAGCAATCGCAGTCATCGGCAATCATTTGCCTCGACAATGCGGAATCGCGACGTTCACGACGGATTTGTGTGAAGCCCTTGCCGCTGAAGGGTCTGGTACGGAATGCATTGTCATCGCCGTCACGGATACGGAGGAGGGTTACAAATATCCTCCCGCAGTTCGCTTCGAACTTGTTGAGTCAAATCCGGAGTCATATTTGCAGGCCGCATCTTTTCTCAATGTGAGCGGTGCGAATATTGTCTCCCTGCAACATGAGTACGGAATTTTCGGAGGTCCTGACGGATCGTATATTATCCCGTTATTGGAGCGGTTGCGAATCCCAGTGGTTACCACGCTTCACACCGTTCTTGAGCGACCCTCAAAAGGGCAATATGATGTGCTGAAGCAAATTGCAGCACTCTCAAGCAGGCTCATCGTAATGACGCAACGATCAGTGGACATTCTGACTCGAGAATATGACATTCCACACGGACAGATCGACTTCATTCCTCACGGTGTCCTGGATACTCCATTCCTCGAACCGGACGATGGGAAAAAGGCACTTGGCTTTGAAGGGAAAAAACTACTCCTGACATCCGGGCTTCTATCCCCAAATAAGGGAATCGAGCACGTCATTGACGCCATGCCAAGAATTCTCAAACGGCATCCGAACGCGATGTATGTGGTATTAGGATCGACGCACCCGAATGTCAAACGCAATGCGAAGGAGGGATACCGAGACTCGCTGGTCGAGTTAGCGCGCGAACTTGGCGTGCTCCAGCACGTCTACTTCCATAATGCCTTCGTCGATCGTAAGGAGTTCGGCGATTTCATGGACGCTGCCGATATTTTTATCACTCCATATAACTCAGCGGGTCAGGCCGTATCCGGAGTGCTCTCACAGGCGCTGGGAACGGGGAAAGCAATCATATCAACGCCATATCTCTATGCAAAAGAAATGTTGAGCCATGGCCGAGGCATTTTAGTGCGGTTTCACAACTCTCGCGCGATTGCCAGGGAAGTTATTGATCTCTTGAATCATCCATTTCGCTCGATGAAATTGCGACATGCCGCCTATGAGGCCGGTCGCGAGATGATCTGGTCGCGCGTGGCCCGCGCATATTTTGTCAGCTTTCAACGGGCTCTTGCTACCGTGCGGAATACCGGTAGGATTCCACAGTGGACAAAGTGA
- a CDS encoding RraA family protein — protein MIVNPEVLRSFGRFFTPLVSDVMDRLGIPSHVLAHEIQSIPFDPTLKVAGVAYPCRVVPTKEYVEIDKLLAMVDSIPEHAFVIVASDADIDAALWGGLMSTRAKARGAVAAAVNGGIRDFEQIAKLDFPVFGSYRCIKDIRRRGYMAEYNVTVTIGDVRIEPCDVVFGDANGVVVIPQAHFERVYVELMKSIEGEHKTAQGLTEGRAARELFSEFETF, from the coding sequence ATGATCGTCAATCCAGAAGTTCTTCGCTCGTTCGGTCGCTTCTTTACGCCGCTCGTCAGCGATGTAATGGACCGGCTGGGTATTCCTTCGCACGTGCTTGCACATGAGATCCAATCCATTCCATTCGATCCCACTCTGAAAGTGGCTGGCGTTGCGTATCCCTGCCGGGTGGTCCCGACCAAAGAATATGTCGAGATCGACAAGCTCCTGGCGATGGTCGATTCGATTCCAGAGCATGCGTTTGTGATCGTCGCTTCTGATGCCGATATCGATGCGGCGCTGTGGGGCGGGCTGATGTCCACGCGCGCGAAGGCGCGTGGCGCGGTCGCAGCGGCGGTGAACGGCGGCATTCGCGATTTCGAGCAGATCGCCAAATTGGACTTCCCTGTATTCGGATCGTATCGCTGCATCAAGGATATTCGCCGTCGTGGATACATGGCCGAGTATAACGTGACCGTTACAATAGGCGACGTTCGTATTGAGCCTTGCGATGTGGTCTTCGGCGATGCGAATGGAGTCGTCGTGATTCCTCAGGCACACTTCGAGCGCGTCTATGTCGAACTGATGAAGTCGATCGAAGGCGAGCACAAGACGGCGCAAGGACTCACCGAAGGCCGCGCCGCGCGTGAGCTATTTTCGGAGTTCGAGACGTTTTAG